The proteins below come from a single Vibrio cyclitrophicus genomic window:
- a CDS encoding cytosine deaminase produces the protein MTTLLIKNAKLQDQEGLKQILIENGQFSRILDNDAQINHQGDILDAEGGIAVTPFCEPHIHLDTTQTAGEPNWNISGTLFEGIERWAERKELLSIEDVKSRAKQTLKWQIANGVQHVRTHVDVSDPTLVALRAMVEVREEMKEWVDIQIVAFPQEGILSYPNGKELLEEAVKIGADVIGAIPHFEFTREYGVESLHYVFELARKYDCLIDVHCDEIDDEQSRFVETLAALAHKFEMGEKVTASHTTAMGSYNGAYASRLFRLLKMSGINFVANPLVNIHLQGRFDDYPKRRGVTRVKEMLAANINVCFGHDDVFDPWYPLGTANMLQVLHMGLHVTQVMGYDQINTSLDLISKNSARTLNIQNNYGIEQGKPGSLLILPADNGFDAVRRQVPVQYSVRHGKVIAETQPAKTKINLDQIEDINFKR, from the coding sequence ATGACAACCTTATTAATCAAGAACGCGAAACTTCAAGACCAAGAGGGCTTGAAACAGATTCTGATTGAAAATGGTCAATTTTCTCGCATTCTCGATAATGACGCACAAATTAATCATCAAGGTGACATTCTTGATGCTGAAGGTGGCATTGCAGTTACACCGTTCTGTGAACCGCACATCCACCTAGATACCACTCAAACCGCTGGTGAGCCTAACTGGAACATCTCTGGCACTTTGTTTGAAGGTATTGAGCGTTGGGCTGAGCGCAAAGAACTGCTATCAATTGAAGACGTTAAATCTCGTGCGAAGCAAACACTGAAATGGCAGATCGCTAACGGTGTTCAACACGTGCGTACTCACGTTGACGTATCTGACCCAACGTTAGTTGCGTTAAGAGCGATGGTTGAAGTTCGTGAAGAGATGAAAGAGTGGGTCGACATTCAGATCGTTGCATTCCCTCAGGAAGGCATTCTTTCATACCCTAACGGCAAAGAGTTGCTTGAAGAAGCAGTGAAGATCGGCGCTGACGTTATTGGCGCTATCCCTCACTTCGAATTCACTCGTGAATACGGTGTTGAATCTCTGCATTACGTGTTCGAGCTTGCACGCAAGTACGACTGTCTGATCGACGTTCACTGTGACGAAATCGACGACGAACAATCTCGTTTTGTTGAAACACTGGCAGCCCTTGCTCATAAATTTGAGATGGGTGAAAAGGTAACAGCAAGCCACACAACGGCGATGGGTTCTTACAACGGTGCTTACGCGTCTCGTCTGTTCCGTCTATTGAAGATGTCTGGTATCAATTTCGTAGCAAACCCGTTAGTGAACATTCACTTACAAGGCCGTTTCGACGATTACCCAAAACGCCGTGGCGTGACTCGTGTGAAAGAGATGCTAGCAGCAAACATCAACGTTTGTTTTGGCCACGATGATGTGTTTGACCCATGGTACCCGCTTGGCACAGCAAATATGCTTCAAGTTTTGCATATGGGGCTGCACGTAACACAAGTTATGGGCTATGACCAAATCAATACCTCACTTGATTTGATCAGCAAGAACTCAGCTCGTACTCTAAACATTCAAAACAACTACGGTATTGAACAAGGTAAACCAGGTAGCCTTCTGATCTTGCCTGCTGACAATGGCTTTGATGCTGTTCGTCGCCAAGTACCAGTTCAATACTCAGTTCGACACGGCAAGGTAATTGCTGAAACGCAACCTGCAAAAACAAAAATTAACTTAGATCAAATCGAAGATATCAACTTCAAACGTTAA